One Persicobacter psychrovividus DNA window includes the following coding sequences:
- a CDS encoding stage II sporulation protein M produces the protein MREATFIFKNRAKWQQLEDIVDGREEANADELSALYHTTNDDLSYAQTFFPEGESQAFLSPLLRKLHYMIYKKRAVDYAYFIDYFWTEVPSVIARRPLPFVSAFLIFILAFLVGYISSYYDSSFVRVVLGDAYVNKTLDNIASGDPLAIYKSTEATQMFFGITTNNIMVSFIAFIYGIFACLGTVSVLLNNGIMLGSFQTFILENVAMKDYILTVWLHGTLEISAIVLAGGAGMMLGTSWLFPGDYSRFESFKVYGRAALKVIISLIPVFIMAGFIESFLTRHTEWEYFWRAIIVVVSAIFILTFYVVRPIVIFNRSTRN, from the coding sequence ATGCGGGAAGCAACCTTTATTTTTAAAAACAGGGCTAAGTGGCAACAGCTCGAAGATATTGTGGATGGGAGAGAAGAGGCGAATGCGGATGAGTTGTCCGCTTTGTATCATACCACGAATGATGATTTGTCATATGCTCAGACCTTTTTTCCTGAAGGCGAATCTCAGGCTTTTCTGAGCCCACTACTTCGCAAGCTCCACTATATGATTTATAAAAAACGGGCGGTAGATTATGCCTATTTCATAGATTATTTCTGGACAGAAGTTCCTTCGGTGATTGCCCGCAGGCCCTTGCCGTTCGTGTCGGCTTTTTTGATTTTTATTCTGGCATTTTTAGTGGGGTATATTTCCAGTTATTACGACAGCTCCTTCGTCAGGGTGGTGCTTGGAGATGCCTATGTGAATAAAACGCTGGACAATATTGCAAGTGGTGACCCGCTTGCTATTTATAAATCAACGGAGGCAACACAGATGTTTTTTGGCATCACCACCAACAATATCATGGTCAGTTTTATCGCTTTTATTTATGGCATATTTGCCTGCCTCGGGACGGTGAGTGTGTTGCTGAATAATGGCATTATGCTGGGGTCTTTTCAGACTTTCATCCTTGAAAATGTGGCCATGAAGGATTACATCCTGACGGTATGGCTGCATGGTACACTGGAGATTTCGGCCATTGTTCTTGCAGGAGGAGCGGGCATGATGCTTGGCACTTCCTGGCTGTTTCCTGGCGATTACTCACGTTTCGAGAGCTTCAAAGTTTATGGGCGTGCGGCACTGAAGGTGATCATCAGTTTAATTCCTGTCTTTATAATGGCAGGCTTCATTGAGAGTTTTTTAACCCGACACACAGAGTGGGAATACTTTTGGCGGGCCATTATTGTGGTGGTCTCGGCTATTTTTATTCTGACATTTTATGTGGTCAGGCCTATTGTCATATTTAATCGTTCAACCAGAAATTAA